GTCCCCGAGGTCTCGCCCGGCGGCTGCTCGGAGCCGGTCGAGGATGTTATCGGGCGAGCCCATCACGCGAAGGTCGACGTCCTTGGTGGTTCGGGCCCGTTCGAGTCGCAGCTCGACGGCGAGGCCGCCCTTGAGCATTACGGCGTCGTCGAGCTCCTGCGTGACGCGCGCGAGGAAGCGGTCGAACACAAGGAGCTGCCGCCGCCGGGCGAAGTCGGTGCCGGAGGCGGACGCCAAGCGAAGGTGCTGTTCCAGCGCCTGCTTGAAAGCGGCCGCGGTTCGGTACTCGCGGGTCATGGTTCGAGCCCTCCAAAGGGGTCCAGCGCCTCGTCCACGGCAGACAGCTCCTCACGCGCGACGAGGCCTCGGTCGATCGCATCGAGGGCGGCGCCACGCAGGAGCTCCGGCGGCAGGTGCTCGGCCACGCAGTCTTCGAGCGACCGCAGCGGAGCGGTCGCCGGCACGGGGCCGAACCATCGCCTTTCCCTCTCTGCTACGTCGCCGTAGTGCAGGACGACGCCGGTGGGCACCCGCAGCCGCCGGTTGCGCCACGCCTTTGGGAGCGTGAGGTGGACCTGCGCAGGCAAAACATCCGACAGGTCGTGGAGGGCCAGCGCGGTCTGGTGGGAAAAGACGCCCTCCCGCTCCGACCACAGCCAGACCACAGTCAGGTCCTCGTGGTCACCCGCGGGGAAGTACACGAGGCGGTAGATTCCGCGGCGGACTCGTCGTATCCGCCGGGCGCCGAGATGGTGGGCGAGGAGCTGCGGCGAGTAGCCGGCCTCGGCCGCCTGCTGCGCGGTGAAGAGCCCGTCCTGGGCCGCCGCGGTCTCGTAGAGACGGTCCCAGTCGGGCGATCGGGTGGTCGGCCCGCTCATGCACGAAGATTAAGCTCTGCTTTAGTTTCGTGCAAGCGTGGTCCTGTCGGCGGATGCGCGAAGCTTCAGCAAAACTTTAGTTTCGTGCTTGCCACATCTGACCGACGTGGCCCGCGAGCGTGGTTCGTTGTCGGCCTCACCCTGCCTTGCGGAAGGTCAGGTTGAATCGGTGGGGGCCGAGGAGCGGGTGCACTCCGTCCTGCATGGGCATCACGCCGTGAAACACCAGGCGCGAAGGCCCTCCCCAGACGACGACGTCGCCGTGCGCCAGGCGCACCCGGGCGGGACGGTCGGAGCGAGACTCGCCGCCGAAGAGGAAGACGGCCGCGAGCCCGAGGGACACCGAGACGATCGGCTGCGAGAAGTCCCGCTCGTTCTTGTCCTGGTGCAACGTCATCCTCGCCCCGGGGTCGTAGCGGTTGATCAGGCACGCGTCTGGCGCGAACCCCTGAAAGCCCGCGGCCGCAGCGGCGCTCTCGGCGGGCGTGCGGAAGGAATCCGGCATGGGAGGCCAGGGGCGCCCTGACCCGGGATCCTCTCGGCTGTAGCGATACCCGCTGCGATCGCTCACCCACCCGAGCGCGCCGCAGTTGCTCATCGCGACCGACATGCGGAAACCGCCGGGCGTGATCATGTGACGGAAGGGGGCGATCGCGACCGTCTTTCGCAGGTCGCCCACGATGTCGGCGAGGCTCGGACCGGCGAAGCCGCGGAGCAGGACCGCGCCCGGGCCCAGGTGCTCGGTCCGAGGCAAGCCGGAGCTCCCCGGTGCTCGATCGAAGAGATCCATTAGGCGGCGTCGTGAAAGATGATCCCGAGGGTGTGCCGCCGGCCGGCTCGTACCCGGCTCACGCCGTGCCGCATCTGCACCCGGTAGAAGCCTCGCGTGCCCTCCACCGGGCGGTAGTGAACTGCGAAGATCACCGCGTCGCCCTGGGAGAGCGGCACGACCTCGGGGCGCGACTGCATCCTCGGGCGCTGCTCCGTGAGCACGAACTCGCCTCCGTCGAAGTCGCGACCCGGCGCGGAGAGGAGGATCGTGAGCTGGAGCGGGAAGACGTGCGCCCCATAGAGATCCTGGTGAAGGCAGTTGTAATCGCCGGCCTCGTAGCGCAGCAGGAGCGGCGTCGGCCTGGTCTGGCCGGCGTCGTGGCAGCGCGCGAGGAAGGCCGCGTGGTCGGGGGGATAGCGGACGTCGACGCCCATCGTCTCGTTCCAACGATTCGCGATGGGGGCGAGGTGCGGATAGATGGCGGTGCGGAGCTCTTGGATGGGCTCCGGCAGGGGATAGCGGAAGTACTTGTACTCCCCGCTCCCGAAGCCGTGGCGGGCCATCACCACGGTCTTGCGGAAGCAGTCGTCGCGCGGATAGAGGCCCGCGAGCGCTTCGCACTGGGCGGACCCGAGCAGCCCTTCGATCCGGGCCGAGCCGCTTCGGTCGAGCTCCTCTGCGACGTCGTTCCAGCGGACGTTCTCGATCGTCTGGGTGGGGATCGTCTTCATGTGCTGAATGCTAAGGCCGGCGGGATGGCGGTGCGCTCCGAATCTTGCTCTAGAATTCGAGGGCGTCCACGCAAAGCCGCGGCCGCGACGGCGGCCACGGAAACCCCTCGGCGGCGCCAACATCCAAGAGGCCGCCGCTCGACGGGCGAGCCAGGCGACGAGGAGGAGACGCGATGGACGACACGATCCGGAGGACCTTTCCCCTGGGCTTCCTGTGGGAGACGAAGGATCCCTTCCTCTTCTGCGCCCACCACGACGACTCGTATCCGCGCGGCAACGAGGCCCAGGGGCCGGAGGCGTCCCTCGAGGAGCGCAACCTCGGCAGCGACTTCGAGCCGCGCGACGGCTGGCGGATGTACCACGGCCGCGAGGTCCCGGGCTTTCCCAGCCACCCGCATCGCGGGTTCGAGACGGTAACCATCGTGCGCCGCGGCCTCATCGATCACTCGGACTCGCTGGGAGCGGCGGCGCGCTTCGGTAGGGGCGACGTCCAGTGGCTCACCGCCGGTCGCGGCATCCAGCACGCGGAGATGTTCCCCCTCGTCCACCCGGATCGGCCGAACCCGCTCGAGCTCTTCCAGATCTGGCTCAACCTGCCCCGGGCCGACAAGAGGGTGGAGCCCCACTTCACCATGCTCTGGGCCAAGGACATCCCCACCCGCGAGGTGGTCGATGATGCCGGGAGACGCACCGCCGTGACGGTGGTGGCGGGGACCTTTGGCGACGCCACGCCGCCTCCGCCTCCCCCCGGATCTTGGGCGTCCCGTCCCGAGACCGATGTGGCGATCTGGACCCTGCGCATGGAGCCGGGCGCGAAGTTCACGCTCCCTGCGGCGGCTGCCGGCACGGGGCGTGCGTTCTATTTCTTCGCCGGCAGCTCCCTTCGTGTGGAGACCCAGCGGATCGGTGCGTCCACCGGCGTCGAGCTTCGAGACGAGCGCAGCGTCACGCTCGAGAACGGACCGGACGAGGCGGAGCTCCTCCTCCTGCAGGGCAGGCCGATCGGTGAGCCCGTCGCCGCCCACGGGCCCTTCGTGATGAACACGATGGACGAGCTGCGGCAGACCTTCGCCGACTACCAGCGCGACCGCTTCGGCGGCTGGCCCTGGGAGAGCGACGCGCCGGTCCACCCCCGTGAGTCGGGCCGCTTCGCGAGGCACGCCGACGGCCGGATCGAGCGGGTGGAGGAGGACCTCGCCTGAGCTCCCATCGAGCGTCCCGGGGAGGCTGCGAACAACCCGCAGATCGGGATTCTTTGACCCCCGGGGGCCGCGTTGTAGGTTGGCGTGCATCCCATGCGAGCCTCCCGCCACGTCCTGACCATCTTCGCGGTGAACCACCTCCCTCGCGCCGTCCGCTTCTACGATTTGGCGTTCGGCTGGGAGAAGTCGGTCAACGAGCCAGCCTACGTGGAGTACACGCTCCCTGAAGGCCGGCGGGTCGGGCTCTACGACCGGGTGGCGTTCGGGCGAAATACCGGGAGGATCCCCGCGGCCGTCGCGGAGGGCGAGATCGCGCCGTGCGAGCTCTATCTCCACGTCGACGATCCCGAGCCGGCGCTGCGG
The Vulgatibacter incomptus DNA segment above includes these coding regions:
- a CDS encoding type IV toxin-antitoxin system AbiEi family antitoxin domain-containing protein, encoding MSGPTTRSPDWDRLYETAAAQDGLFTAQQAAEAGYSPQLLAHHLGARRIRRVRRGIYRLVYFPAGDHEDLTVVWLWSEREGVFSHQTALALHDLSDVLPAQVHLTLPKAWRNRRLRVPTGVVLHYGDVAERERRWFGPVPATAPLRSLEDCVAEHLPPELLRGAALDAIDRGLVAREELSAVDEALDPFGGLEP
- a CDS encoding 2OG-Fe(II) oxygenase is translated as MKTIPTQTIENVRWNDVAEELDRSGSARIEGLLGSAQCEALAGLYPRDDCFRKTVVMARHGFGSGEYKYFRYPLPEPIQELRTAIYPHLAPIANRWNETMGVDVRYPPDHAAFLARCHDAGQTRPTPLLLRYEAGDYNCLHQDLYGAHVFPLQLTILLSAPGRDFDGGEFVLTEQRPRMQSRPEVVPLSQGDAVIFAVHYRPVEGTRGFYRVQMRHGVSRVRAGRRHTLGIIFHDAA
- a CDS encoding pirin family protein, which gives rise to MDDTIRRTFPLGFLWETKDPFLFCAHHDDSYPRGNEAQGPEASLEERNLGSDFEPRDGWRMYHGREVPGFPSHPHRGFETVTIVRRGLIDHSDSLGAAARFGRGDVQWLTAGRGIQHAEMFPLVHPDRPNPLELFQIWLNLPRADKRVEPHFTMLWAKDIPTREVVDDAGRRTAVTVVAGTFGDATPPPPPPGSWASRPETDVAIWTLRMEPGAKFTLPAAAAGTGRAFYFFAGSSLRVETQRIGASTGVELRDERSVTLENGPDEAELLLLQGRPIGEPVAAHGPFVMNTMDELRQTFADYQRDRFGGWPWESDAPVHPRESGRFARHADGRIERVEEDLA
- the alkB gene encoding DNA oxidative demethylase AlkB, giving the protein MDLFDRAPGSSGLPRTEHLGPGAVLLRGFAGPSLADIVGDLRKTVAIAPFRHMITPGGFRMSVAMSNCGALGWVSDRSGYRYSREDPGSGRPWPPMPDSFRTPAESAAAAAGFQGFAPDACLINRYDPGARMTLHQDKNERDFSQPIVSVSLGLAAVFLFGGESRSDRPARVRLAHGDVVVWGGPSRLVFHGVMPMQDGVHPLLGPHRFNLTFRKAG